The Winogradskyella schleiferi genome has a window encoding:
- a CDS encoding glycosyltransferase, with protein sequence MKVLLVGEYNRSHRYLKEGLLSLGHDAVVVGLDDGFKKINVDIEISQKFRLGLLKKVRSLLIKLFNVDLHFLQVKKQLLKNKKQLSSYDVVQFINESSFLCLPEDEKKIFDLLSRWNSKIFLLSCGTDYPSVKFAMEKKFRYSILTPYFEGRVKPADFSLGLKYLTPGFVKLHHHIYDNSVGVISSDLDYYLPLTGHKKHLGMIPHVINVDSITYMEPVIKDKIIIFHGINRSNYYKKGNDIFEAALDLIKTKYENKITIIQVENLPYKDYITTFDTAHILLDQVYAYDQGYNALEAMAKGKVVFTGAEQEWLDYYQLEEDTVAINALPNAKQIASELEWLIENPEKIIEISKNARQFVETHHNHITNAKLFLKKWA encoded by the coding sequence ATGAAGGTTTTGTTAGTCGGTGAATATAATAGGTCACATCGCTATTTAAAAGAAGGGCTGTTGAGTTTAGGACATGACGCTGTTGTTGTCGGTCTGGACGATGGGTTTAAAAAAATTAATGTTGATATTGAGATATCCCAAAAATTTCGATTAGGATTATTAAAAAAAGTTAGATCTCTATTAATAAAATTATTTAATGTTGATTTGCATTTTCTTCAGGTAAAAAAGCAATTGCTAAAAAATAAAAAGCAACTTAGCAGCTATGATGTTGTCCAATTTATAAATGAATCTTCTTTTCTCTGTTTACCTGAAGATGAAAAGAAAATCTTTGATTTACTAAGTCGCTGGAATTCCAAAATTTTTCTGTTATCCTGTGGTACGGATTACCCTAGTGTAAAATTTGCAATGGAAAAAAAATTCAGGTACTCTATACTTACGCCCTATTTTGAGGGACGTGTGAAACCTGCAGATTTCTCGTTGGGACTAAAATATTTGACACCAGGATTTGTGAAATTGCACCATCATATTTACGATAATAGTGTTGGGGTCATCTCTTCTGATCTCGATTATTATCTACCACTAACAGGCCATAAAAAACATTTAGGTATGATTCCTCACGTTATCAATGTGGATAGCATTACTTATATGGAACCTGTAATAAAAGATAAGATAATTATATTTCACGGCATCAACAGAAGTAATTACTACAAAAAAGGAAATGACATTTTTGAAGCTGCTCTAGACCTCATTAAAACTAAATATGAAAATAAAATCACTATAATCCAAGTCGAAAATTTACCTTATAAAGATTATATCACCACATTTGATACTGCACATATTCTACTTGATCAAGTTTATGCCTACGATCAAGGTTATAATGCTTTAGAAGCAATGGCAAAAGGCAAAGTGGTATTTACTGGCGCAGAACAAGAATGGCTAGATTATTACCAATTGGAAGAAGATACTGTTGCCATTAATGCACTTCCAAATGCAAAGCAAATAGCCTCTGAATTAGAATGGCTCATTGAAAATCCGGAAAAAATTATTGAAATATCAAAGAATGCACGACAGTTTGTTGAAACGCATCATAATCATATAACCAATGCCAAATTATTCCTGAAAAAATGGGCTTAA
- a CDS encoding glycosyltransferase, translating to MLKGNNKKICIVTLSLADGGAERCAGLLSQILYDVGYDVHVVSVLNAIEFPYKGEMLNLGELKDENDSIFGRLNRLRVFKAYLKEHDFDYVIDNRVRIGFLKELIISKFIYNPKRTIYCVHSYKIDHYIHPNKFLGKLLYTNAYKIVGVSKAIAKKIHSVYKLKNVLSIYNSIKFEDDVKELKDKGNYILFFGRLEDDVKNVSLLLEGYSKSKLPSQNIKLKILGNGEDLDKLKKKSEVLGLSTKVEFVSYNPDPSSIVKSALFTVLTSRYEGFPRSIIESLALGTPVISVDCKSGPNEIIENNHNGLLIENYNLDALATAMNRLVTDKELYLHCKQNSQSSVAHFSEENIAKQWQSILR from the coding sequence ATGCTAAAAGGCAATAATAAAAAGATTTGTATTGTTACATTGTCTCTGGCAGATGGAGGTGCCGAACGTTGCGCTGGCCTATTATCTCAAATTCTTTATGATGTTGGTTATGATGTTCATGTGGTTAGCGTGCTCAATGCGATTGAATTTCCTTACAAGGGAGAAATGCTCAATTTAGGAGAGCTAAAAGATGAAAATGATTCTATCTTCGGAAGACTGAATCGATTAAGGGTTTTTAAAGCCTATTTAAAAGAACACGATTTTGATTATGTCATTGATAACAGAGTACGTATTGGTTTTTTAAAGGAATTGATTATATCCAAATTCATCTATAATCCTAAAAGAACTATTTATTGTGTACATAGTTATAAAATTGATCATTATATCCATCCAAATAAGTTTTTAGGAAAATTACTGTATACCAATGCTTATAAAATTGTTGGCGTTTCTAAAGCAATTGCTAAAAAGATTCATTCAGTTTATAAATTAAAAAATGTATTATCAATTTATAATTCTATTAAATTTGAAGACGATGTTAAAGAACTAAAGGATAAGGGAAATTATATTCTGTTTTTTGGACGCTTAGAGGATGATGTAAAAAATGTTTCGTTATTGCTAGAAGGATATTCAAAATCAAAATTACCGAGTCAAAATATTAAACTTAAAATTTTAGGTAATGGCGAAGACTTAGATAAACTAAAAAAGAAGTCTGAAGTTTTAGGATTAAGCACTAAAGTAGAATTTGTATCTTACAATCCAGATCCATCTTCAATCGTTAAGTCAGCATTATTTACAGTGTTAACCAGTAGGTACGAAGGATTTCCTAGGTCAATTATAGAATCTTTGGCGCTCGGTACACCAGTGATTTCCGTAGATTGTAAATCTGGACCTAATGAGATTATTGAAAACAATCATAATGGCTTATTGATAGAAAATTACAATTTAGACGCATTGGCAACTGCTATGAACCGACTTGTTACGGATAAAGAATTATACTTACATTGTAAACAGAACTCTCAATCTAGTGTGGCACATTTTTCCGAGGAAAATATTGCAAAACAATGGCAATCTATATTAAGGTAA
- a CDS encoding sugar 3,4-ketoisomerase, which translates to MNTIDNVRILEIPKVHDERGFLAVIEKDTIPFSIQRVYYLYDVPSDSYRGGHAHKEQQSVIIALSGSFEVTLDDGKTKKRIMLNKPNQGLYLPTGIWREIDDFSSGSVCLVLASTEYDESEYIRDYEGFINQL; encoded by the coding sequence ATGAATACTATAGACAACGTTAGAATATTAGAAATCCCTAAAGTACATGACGAACGCGGATTTTTAGCAGTAATAGAAAAAGACACCATTCCGTTTTCCATTCAACGCGTTTATTATTTATATGATGTGCCTAGCGATAGTTATAGAGGAGGTCATGCTCACAAAGAGCAACAATCGGTAATCATTGCTTTGAGTGGTAGTTTTGAGGTTACACTAGACGATGGCAAAACCAAAAAACGAATAATGCTCAACAAACCCAATCAAGGATTGTATTTGCCTACAGGCATTTGGAGGGAAATAGATGATTTTTCTTCAGGTTCTGTATGTTTGGTTTTGGCTTCAACAGAATATGATGAGTCTGAGTATATCCGTGATTATGAGGGTTTTATCAATCAGCTGTGA
- a CDS encoding glycosyltransferase family 2 protein → MAFFSVIISVYNKEKYIKHTIESVLNQTFSDFEILIVNDGSTDKSEAVIKSIEDQRIRLITTQNKGASQARNTGMKEASSNYIALLDGDDTWDTSYLQHMYDAICKFPEIKIFTAGVSQKYNDKVVAVEYSFNPTELYSKHNYFKASKKYTLITSSSVVFHESILVKTGLFDTSLISGEDTDLWIRFGLHFDILYINKRLATYNYDVSSLSSTSFDLNKKPKFDKYFDQEKENPFLKKFLDRNRYAMAILSKLQDDKENFLYFTSHLNTSNISQRQRLLINTPKWLLILFLKIQSFKGVRMDYPHS, encoded by the coding sequence ATGGCTTTTTTCTCTGTAATCATTTCCGTTTATAATAAAGAAAAGTACATTAAGCATACTATTGAAAGTGTTTTAAATCAGACGTTCTCAGATTTTGAAATACTAATTGTTAATGATGGCTCTACTGATAAAAGTGAAGCGGTAATCAAATCAATTGAAGACCAACGGATTAGGCTCATTACCACTCAAAACAAAGGTGCATCACAAGCCAGGAACACGGGAATGAAAGAAGCATCATCAAATTATATAGCGCTTTTAGATGGTGATGACACTTGGGACACCTCATATTTGCAACATATGTATGATGCTATATGCAAATTTCCAGAAATTAAAATTTTTACAGCAGGTGTATCACAGAAATATAATGATAAAGTTGTTGCTGTTGAATACAGCTTTAATCCCACAGAACTTTATAGTAAACATAATTATTTTAAAGCGAGTAAGAAATATACACTTATTACAAGTTCGAGTGTCGTTTTTCACGAATCTATTTTAGTAAAAACCGGTCTTTTTGACACCTCGCTAATCAGCGGTGAAGATACTGATCTATGGATTAGATTTGGTTTACATTTTGACATTCTTTATATAAATAAGCGATTAGCAACTTATAATTATGATGTTTCCAGTTTATCCAGTACATCTTTTGATTTGAATAAAAAACCAAAGTTTGATAAGTATTTTGACCAAGAAAAAGAAAATCCATTTTTAAAAAAGTTCTTGGACAGAAATCGGTATGCCATGGCTATCCTTAGTAAACTACAAGATGACAAAGAGAATTTCTTGTATTTTACATCGCATTTAAATACGTCTAACATTAGCCAAAGACAAAGATTATTGATAAATACTCCTAAATGGCTCTTAATATTATTCCTTAAAATACAATCATTTAAAGGAGTGCGGATGGATTACCCTCACAGCTGA
- a CDS encoding glycosyltransferase family 2 protein, translated as MISILIPVYNYNILELVSEIHSQLSKTTKPFEILCLDDCSSNLSIQENNKNINALPFCKYTILPKNIGRSAIRNKLAQSAKYDWCLFLDADVMPKHKNFIDLYLNSISKKSEIIYGGILYPENRVNDSHLLRWIYGKEREALAYKQRNKNKYLSFLTLSFLIHKSVFNKVSFNEDIPNLRHEDTLFSYNLKERNIEIEHIENPVYHLGIESSETFLQKSLDSVAAIDLFVKQDLLPTNYTRITKMYANIENKGISKVLSTFYIKYQGAFRKNLLGKKPSLKIFDFYRLTYYCYLNSKK; from the coding sequence ATGATTTCTATATTAATCCCTGTTTACAATTATAATATTTTAGAGCTTGTTTCTGAAATACACAGTCAGCTATCTAAAACAACAAAACCTTTTGAAATATTGTGTTTAGACGACTGTTCCAGTAATCTATCAATTCAGGAAAACAATAAAAATATAAACGCACTTCCTTTTTGTAAGTATACTATTCTTCCTAAAAACATTGGACGTAGTGCCATAAGAAACAAGTTGGCTCAAAGTGCCAAATACGATTGGTGTCTTTTTTTAGATGCCGATGTCATGCCAAAGCATAAAAATTTTATTGACTTATACCTTAACTCTATTTCAAAAAAATCGGAGATTATATATGGAGGTATATTGTATCCTGAAAACCGCGTTAACGATAGCCATTTATTGCGATGGATTTATGGAAAAGAAAGAGAGGCACTAGCATATAAACAACGTAATAAAAACAAATATTTGAGTTTTTTAACCTTAAGCTTCCTAATACATAAAAGCGTTTTTAACAAGGTAAGTTTTAATGAAGACATTCCTAACTTGAGACACGAGGATACTTTATTTTCCTATAATTTAAAAGAGCGCAATATTGAGATTGAACATATTGAGAATCCTGTTTATCATCTAGGAATTGAAAGCAGTGAAACATTTTTACAAAAATCTTTAGATTCCGTAGCGGCCATAGATTTATTTGTGAAGCAAGATTTACTACCAACTAACTATACGCGTATCACAAAAATGTATGCTAATATTGAAAATAAAGGCATTTCGAAAGTGCTTTCCACTTTTTATATCAAATATCAAGGTGCCTTTAGAAAAAATTTATTAGGAAAAAAACCATCACTCAAGATTTTTGATTTCTACCGATTAACGTATTATTGTTATTTAAACTCAAAAAAATAA